A window of Xiphophorus hellerii strain 12219 chromosome 19, Xiphophorus_hellerii-4.1, whole genome shotgun sequence contains these coding sequences:
- the uggt1 gene encoding UDP-glucose:glycoprotein glucosyltransferase 1 isoform X2, producing METGSYRAGFGTGRRMWLLCVLLVSLLSLVSSAADSKAITTTLATKWADTPLLLEASEFLAEESQDKFWDFVEANQNIEGEHDDTDQAYYELIVKKASALLSSVQLNMLKFALSLRAYSATVHSFQQIASTEHPPSGCSAFISVHGEKSCAPESLATLLKTATERPKPYLFKGDHRYPGSNPDTPVIILYAELGTPDFQRFHQALTSKVNEGSAVYVLRHYVAKPNENKVHLSGYGVELAIKSQEYKAKDDTQVQGAEVNATVIGENDPVDEVQGFLFGKLKTLYPELKEQLKELRKHLVESTNEMAPLKVWQMQDLSFQTAARILAAPAVDALNVMKDLSQNFPTKARSITKTVVKSEIRKEIEENQKYFKGTLGLQPGDSALFINGLHIDLDTQDIFSVLDVLRSEARVMEGLRSLLIETPYIHDILKLNVQPSDSDYAVDIRNPAICWINNLETDHRYSSWPYNVQELLRPTFPGVIRQIRKNFHNLVIIVDPTQENAAELLSVAEMFYANNIPLRIGLVFVVSDEDDIDGMQDAGVALVRAYNYITDEVNSHSAFEAVVSMFNRVTIGGKLSVGDVVKVLEKRFPYVEVSSVLGADSSYDNNRKEGKAYYEQTGVGPLPVVMYNGIPYQREQLDPDELETTTMQKILETTSFYQRAVYLGELATDHDVVDFIMNQPNVVPRINSRVLSTSRTYLDLSNTNNYFIDDYARFSTLDSKEKSTAVANSMNYMTKKDDGYIRPVTFWVVGDFDKPSGRQLLYDAIRHMKTSNNVRLGMINNPSSNPSAETSRVARAIWSVMQTQSANNAKNFITKMSKEETAEALEKGVDVGEFAVGGMDLSLFKSAYEGPKFDFLLSHAAYCRDVLKLKKGQRAVISNGRIVGPLEENEVFNQDDFLLLENIILKTSGERIKSKVQQFEMEEDRASDLVMKVDALLSSQPKGESRIEYGFSDDRHSAVKIRPKEGDVYFDVVAVVDPVTRDAQKLAPLLSVLKQLVNVNLRVFMNCQSKLSDMPLKSFYRYVLEPEVAFQPDASFSPGPMAKFLDMPQSPLFTLNLNTPESWMVESVRTRYDLDNIYLEEVENIVAAEYELEHLLLEGHCFDVSSGQPPRGLQFTLGTAAEPVIVDTIVMANLGYFQLKANPGAWMLKLRKGRSDEIYKVYSHDGTDSPSDSDDIIVVLNNFKSRIIKVKVQKKPDKFNEELLSDGTEENDSGFWKSLARGFTGGGKTEEPKQEKDDVINIFSVASGHLYERFLRIMMLSVLKNTKTPVKFWFLKNYLSPTFKEFIPHMAKQYGFQYELVQYKWPRWLHQQTEKQRIIWGYKILFLDVLFPLAVDKILFVDADQIVRTDLKELRDFDLEGAPYGYTPFCDSRREMDGYRFWKSGYWASHLAGRKYHISALYVVDLKKFRKIAAGDRLRGQYQGLSQDPNSLSNLDQDLPNNMIHQVPIKSLPQEWLWCETWCDDGSKRTAKTIDLCNNPMTKEPKLQAAVRIVAEWTDYDKEIKRFQTSRARDGATHSTGQQRVTDPHIEL from the exons tgaGTTTCTGGCGGAGGAGAGCCAGGACAAGTTCTGGGACTTTGTTGAGGCCAATCAAAACATCGAGGGAGAGCATGATG ATACAGACCAAGCTTACTATGAGCTGATTGTGAAGAAAGCCAGTGCTCTGCTGAGCTCCGTCCAGCTGAACATGCTGAAGTTCGCCCTCTCTCTGAGAGCGTACTCTGCCACAGTTCACTCCTTCCAGCAG aTTGCGTCCACTGAGCATCCTCCCTCTGGCTGCTCAGCTTTCATCAGCGTCCATGGAGAGAAGTCCTGTGCTCCAGAAAGCTTGGCAACGCTGTTGAAAACTGCAACGGAAAG ACCGAAGCCATACCTTTTCAAAGGTGATCATAGATACCCAGGATCAAATCCAGACACGCCTGTGATCATCCTCTACGCTGAGCTCGGGACGCCAGATTTCCAGAGGTTCCACCAAGCCCTAACATCCAAAGTCAACGAAGGGTCGGCAGTTTACGTGCTTCGTCACTACGTGGCT AAACCTAATGAAAACAAAGTGCATCTGTCGGGGTACGGAGTAGAGCTGGCTATTAAAAGCCAGGAGTACAAGGCAAAGGATGACACACAAGTTCAAG GGGCGGAGGTGAACGCTACAGTGATTGGCGAGAACGATCCAGTGGATGAGGTCCAGGGATTCCTTTTTGGCAAACTGAA GACTCTCTATCCAGAGCTCAAGGAACAGCTGAAGGAGTTGAGGAAGCACTTAGTAGAAAGCACCAATGAAATGGCACCGCTAAAGGTCTGGCAAATGCAAG ATCTGAGTTTCCAGACAGCAGCTCGCATTCTTGCAGCTCCTGCTGTTGATGCCCTCAACGTAATGAAAGACCTCAGTCAGAACTTTCCCACCAAAGCCAG gtCCATCACAAAAACTGTGGTCAAGTCTGAAATCCGCAAAGAGATTGAGGAGAACCAAAAG TATTTCAAAGGAACACTGGGATTGCAGCCTGGAGACTCAGCTCTGTTCATCAACGGGCTGCATATAGATCTGGACACACAAGACATCTTCAG TGTGCTGGACGTGCTCCGCAGTGAAGCGAGGGTTATGGAGGGTCTGCGCTCCCTTCTCATTGAGACGCCCTACATCCATGACATCCTGAAACTCAACGTCCAGCCATCCGACTCTGATTACGCCGTTGATATTCGTAACCCTGCCATCTGC TGGATTAACAACCTGGAGACGGACCACAGGTACAGCTCATGGCCCTATAATGTCCAGGAGCTGCTCAGACCAACCTTCCCCGGAGTCATCAGGCAAATCCGCAAAAACTTCCACAATCTC GTGATCATTGTGGATCCGACCCAGGAGAACGCTGCTGAACTTCTGAGCGTGGCAGAGATGTTTTATGCCAACAACATCCCACTCAG AATCGGACTGGTATTTGTGGTGTCTGACGAAGACGACATAGACGGCATGCAGGACGCAGGCGTAGCTCTGGTCCGAGCCTACAACTACATCACTGACGAGGTGAACAGTCACAGCGCTTTCGAAGCCGTCGTCTCG ATGTTTAACCGTGTGACAATTGGTGGAAAGCTAAGTGTTGGAGATGTTGTTAAAGTGCTGGAGAAGAGATTTCCCTATGTGGAGGTCAGCAGCGTCCTCGGAGCCGATTCGAGCTACGACAACAACAGGAAG GAAGGGAAGGCGTACTATGAGCAAACAGGAGTGGGCCCGTTGCCCGTGGTGATGTACAACGGGATCCCTTACCAGCGTGAGCAACTGGACCCTGATGAACTGGAAACCACCACAATGCAAAAAATCCTTGAAACCACGTCTTTTTACCAGAGAGCAGTCTACTTG GGTGAGCTGGCCACAGATCACGACGTCGTCGACTTCATCATGAACCAGCCCAACGTTGTTCCTCGCATTAACTCCAGAGTGTTGTCAACCAGCAGAACCTACCTGGACTTGTCCAATACGA ACAACTACTTTATTGACGATTACGCTCGTTTCTCCACTTTGGACTCAAAGGAGAAGAGCACGGCTGTAGCCAACAGCATGAACTACATGACTAAGAAAG ATGATGGATACATCCGCCCTGTGACTTTCTGGGTAGTCGGAGACTTCGATAAGCCCTCAGGACGTCAGCTGCTTTACGATGCCATCAGACACATG AAAACCAGCAACAACGTCCGACTGGGGATGATCAACAATCCGTCGTCGAATCCATCTGCAGAAACTAGCCGCGTTGCCAGAGCGATCTGGTCTGTCATGCAGACGCAGTCGGCCAATAATGCAAAGAACTTCATCACCAAGATGTCAAAGGAGGAAACGGCAGAGGCCCTGGAGAAGGGCGTGGACGTCGGGGAGTTTGCCGTCGGG GGAATGGATTTGTCATTGTTCAAAAGCGCTTATGAGGGTCCCAAATTTGACTTCCTGCTCTCCCACGCTGCCTACTGCCGAGACGTGCTCAAACTGAAGAAAGGACAGAGAGCGGTCATCAGCAACGGAAGG ATTGTCGGGCCGCTGGAGGAGAACGAGGTGTTCAACCAGGACGACTTCTTGCTTCTGGAGAACATCATCCTGAAAACATCAGGGGAGCGCATCAAAAGCAAAGTCCAGCAGTTTGAGATGGAGGAGGacag GGCCAGCGACCTTGTGATGAAGGTGGATGCTCTGCTGTCCTCTCAGCCCAAAGGCGAATCCAGGATAGAGTACGGCTTTTCAGACGATCGCCACAG CGCCGTAAAGATCCGTCCCAAGGAGGGAGACGTGTACTTTGATGTCGTTGCCGTGGTGGATCCAGTAACGAGAGACGCACAGAAACTGGCTCCTCTTTTATCG GTTCTGAAGCAGCTCGTAAACGTCAACCTGAGGGTTTTCATGAACTGCCAGTCAAAACTGTCAGATATGCCTctaaaaag TTTTTACCGCTACGTGTTGGAGCCGGAGGTGGCGTTCCAGCCCGACGCGTCGTTCTCCCCGGGACCCATGGCCAAGTTCCTGGACATGCCTCAGTCTCCGCTCTTCACCCTGAACCTCAACACCCCCGAGAGCTGGATGGTGGAGTCTGTGCGCACCCGCTACGATCTCGATAACATCTACCTGGAGGAG GTGGAGAACATCGTGGCGGCCGAGTACGAGCTGGAGCACCTGCTGCTGGAGGGCCACTGTTTCGATGTCAGTTCGGGTCAGCCGCCGCGAGGCCTTCAGTTCACTCTGGGGACCGCCGCCGAGCCCGTCATCGTGGATACCATCGTCATGGCAAACTTG GGCTACTTTCAGCTCAAAGCCAACCCCGGCGCCTGGATGCTGAAGCTGAGGAAAGGACGGTCCGATGAAATCTACAAGGTTTACAG CCACGACGGCACAGATTCCCCGTCGGACTCGGATGACATTATTGTGGTGTTGAACAATTTCAAGAGTCGAATCATTAAAGTGAAG gTTCAGAAGAAGCCCGACAAATTTAACGAGGAGCTGCTGAGTGATGGAACGGAGGAAAACGACTCCGGCTTTTGGAAATCTCTGGCCAG AGGCTTTACTGGCGGAGGGAAAACTGAGGAGCCGAAGCAGGAGAAAGACGACGTGatcaacattttctctgtggCTTCAGGGCATCTGTACGAGAGGTTCCTCAG GATCATGATGCTGTCAGTCCTAAAGAACACCAAAACCCCCGTCAAGTTCTGGTTCCTGAAGAACTACCTGTCTCCGACTTTCAAG GAGTTCATCCCCCACATGGCGAAGCAGTATGGTTTCCAGTATGAACTGGTCCAGTACAAGTGGCCACGCTGGTTGCACCAGCAGACGGAGAAGCAGAGGATCATCTGGGGCTACAAGATTCTCTTCCTGGACGTTCTGTTTCCTCTCGCTGTGGATAAGATCTTGTTTGTGGACGCAGACCAG ATCGTGCGAACAGACCTGAAGGAGCTGCGGGACTTTGACCTGGAGGGCGCTCCGTACGGCTACACGCCGTTCTGCGACAGCCGCAGGGAGATGGACGGCTATCGCTTCTGGAAGTCCGGCTACTGGGCGAGCCACCTCGCCGGGCGCAAGTACCACATCAG CGCCCTCTACGTGGTCGACTTGAAGAAGTTCAGGAAGATCGCCGCGGGAGACCGCCTCAGAGGACAGTACCAGGGACTCAGCCAAGACCCCAACAGCCTGTCCAACCTGGACCAG GATCTTCCCAACAACATGATCCACCAGGTTCCCATCAAGTCTCTGCCTCAGGAGTGGCTGTGGTGTGAGACCTGGTGTGACGACGGCTCCAAAAGGACAGCGAAGACGATAGATTTG TGCAACAATCCAATGACGAAGGAGCCCAAGCTGCAGGCAGCGGTGAGGATCGTAGCGGAGTGGACGGACTACGACAAGGAGATCAAACGCTTCCAGACGTCCAGAGCACGGGACGGGGCGACACACTCGACGGGTCAGCAGCGGGTCACAG ATCCTCACATAGAACTGTGA
- the uggt1 gene encoding UDP-glucose:glycoprotein glucosyltransferase 1 isoform X1 has protein sequence METGSYRAGFGTGRRMWLLCVLLVSLLSLVSSAADSKAITTTLATKWADTPLLLEASEFLAEESQDKFWDFVEANQNIEGEHDDTDQAYYELIVKKASALLSSVQLNMLKFALSLRAYSATVHSFQQIASTEHPPSGCSAFISVHGEKSCAPESLATLLKTATERPKPYLFKGDHRYPGSNPDTPVIILYAELGTPDFQRFHQALTSKVNEGSAVYVLRHYVAKPNENKVHLSGYGVELAIKSQEYKAKDDTQVQGAEVNATVIGENDPVDEVQGFLFGKLKTLYPELKEQLKELRKHLVESTNEMAPLKVWQMQDLSFQTAARILAAPAVDALNVMKDLSQNFPTKARSITKTVVKSEIRKEIEENQKYFKGTLGLQPGDSALFINGLHIDLDTQDIFSVLDVLRSEARVMEGLRSLLIETPYIHDILKLNVQPSDSDYAVDIRNPAICWINNLETDHRYSSWPYNVQELLRPTFPGVIRQIRKNFHNLVIIVDPTQENAAELLSVAEMFYANNIPLRIGLVFVVSDEDDIDGMQDAGVALVRAYNYITDEVNSHSAFEAVVSMFNRVTIGGKLSVGDVVKVLEKRFPYVEVSSVLGADSSYDNNRKEGKAYYEQTGVGPLPVVMYNGIPYQREQLDPDELETTTMQKILETTSFYQRAVYLGELATDHDVVDFIMNQPNVVPRINSRVLSTSRTYLDLSNTNNYFIDDYARFSTLDSKEKSTAVANSMNYMTKKGMAATNSHDDGYIRPVTFWVVGDFDKPSGRQLLYDAIRHMKTSNNVRLGMINNPSSNPSAETSRVARAIWSVMQTQSANNAKNFITKMSKEETAEALEKGVDVGEFAVGGMDLSLFKSAYEGPKFDFLLSHAAYCRDVLKLKKGQRAVISNGRIVGPLEENEVFNQDDFLLLENIILKTSGERIKSKVQQFEMEEDRASDLVMKVDALLSSQPKGESRIEYGFSDDRHSAVKIRPKEGDVYFDVVAVVDPVTRDAQKLAPLLSVLKQLVNVNLRVFMNCQSKLSDMPLKSFYRYVLEPEVAFQPDASFSPGPMAKFLDMPQSPLFTLNLNTPESWMVESVRTRYDLDNIYLEEVENIVAAEYELEHLLLEGHCFDVSSGQPPRGLQFTLGTAAEPVIVDTIVMANLGYFQLKANPGAWMLKLRKGRSDEIYKVYSHDGTDSPSDSDDIIVVLNNFKSRIIKVKVQKKPDKFNEELLSDGTEENDSGFWKSLARGFTGGGKTEEPKQEKDDVINIFSVASGHLYERFLRIMMLSVLKNTKTPVKFWFLKNYLSPTFKEFIPHMAKQYGFQYELVQYKWPRWLHQQTEKQRIIWGYKILFLDVLFPLAVDKILFVDADQIVRTDLKELRDFDLEGAPYGYTPFCDSRREMDGYRFWKSGYWASHLAGRKYHISALYVVDLKKFRKIAAGDRLRGQYQGLSQDPNSLSNLDQDLPNNMIHQVPIKSLPQEWLWCETWCDDGSKRTAKTIDLCNNPMTKEPKLQAAVRIVAEWTDYDKEIKRFQTSRARDGATHSTGQQRVTDPHIEL, from the exons tgaGTTTCTGGCGGAGGAGAGCCAGGACAAGTTCTGGGACTTTGTTGAGGCCAATCAAAACATCGAGGGAGAGCATGATG ATACAGACCAAGCTTACTATGAGCTGATTGTGAAGAAAGCCAGTGCTCTGCTGAGCTCCGTCCAGCTGAACATGCTGAAGTTCGCCCTCTCTCTGAGAGCGTACTCTGCCACAGTTCACTCCTTCCAGCAG aTTGCGTCCACTGAGCATCCTCCCTCTGGCTGCTCAGCTTTCATCAGCGTCCATGGAGAGAAGTCCTGTGCTCCAGAAAGCTTGGCAACGCTGTTGAAAACTGCAACGGAAAG ACCGAAGCCATACCTTTTCAAAGGTGATCATAGATACCCAGGATCAAATCCAGACACGCCTGTGATCATCCTCTACGCTGAGCTCGGGACGCCAGATTTCCAGAGGTTCCACCAAGCCCTAACATCCAAAGTCAACGAAGGGTCGGCAGTTTACGTGCTTCGTCACTACGTGGCT AAACCTAATGAAAACAAAGTGCATCTGTCGGGGTACGGAGTAGAGCTGGCTATTAAAAGCCAGGAGTACAAGGCAAAGGATGACACACAAGTTCAAG GGGCGGAGGTGAACGCTACAGTGATTGGCGAGAACGATCCAGTGGATGAGGTCCAGGGATTCCTTTTTGGCAAACTGAA GACTCTCTATCCAGAGCTCAAGGAACAGCTGAAGGAGTTGAGGAAGCACTTAGTAGAAAGCACCAATGAAATGGCACCGCTAAAGGTCTGGCAAATGCAAG ATCTGAGTTTCCAGACAGCAGCTCGCATTCTTGCAGCTCCTGCTGTTGATGCCCTCAACGTAATGAAAGACCTCAGTCAGAACTTTCCCACCAAAGCCAG gtCCATCACAAAAACTGTGGTCAAGTCTGAAATCCGCAAAGAGATTGAGGAGAACCAAAAG TATTTCAAAGGAACACTGGGATTGCAGCCTGGAGACTCAGCTCTGTTCATCAACGGGCTGCATATAGATCTGGACACACAAGACATCTTCAG TGTGCTGGACGTGCTCCGCAGTGAAGCGAGGGTTATGGAGGGTCTGCGCTCCCTTCTCATTGAGACGCCCTACATCCATGACATCCTGAAACTCAACGTCCAGCCATCCGACTCTGATTACGCCGTTGATATTCGTAACCCTGCCATCTGC TGGATTAACAACCTGGAGACGGACCACAGGTACAGCTCATGGCCCTATAATGTCCAGGAGCTGCTCAGACCAACCTTCCCCGGAGTCATCAGGCAAATCCGCAAAAACTTCCACAATCTC GTGATCATTGTGGATCCGACCCAGGAGAACGCTGCTGAACTTCTGAGCGTGGCAGAGATGTTTTATGCCAACAACATCCCACTCAG AATCGGACTGGTATTTGTGGTGTCTGACGAAGACGACATAGACGGCATGCAGGACGCAGGCGTAGCTCTGGTCCGAGCCTACAACTACATCACTGACGAGGTGAACAGTCACAGCGCTTTCGAAGCCGTCGTCTCG ATGTTTAACCGTGTGACAATTGGTGGAAAGCTAAGTGTTGGAGATGTTGTTAAAGTGCTGGAGAAGAGATTTCCCTATGTGGAGGTCAGCAGCGTCCTCGGAGCCGATTCGAGCTACGACAACAACAGGAAG GAAGGGAAGGCGTACTATGAGCAAACAGGAGTGGGCCCGTTGCCCGTGGTGATGTACAACGGGATCCCTTACCAGCGTGAGCAACTGGACCCTGATGAACTGGAAACCACCACAATGCAAAAAATCCTTGAAACCACGTCTTTTTACCAGAGAGCAGTCTACTTG GGTGAGCTGGCCACAGATCACGACGTCGTCGACTTCATCATGAACCAGCCCAACGTTGTTCCTCGCATTAACTCCAGAGTGTTGTCAACCAGCAGAACCTACCTGGACTTGTCCAATACGA ACAACTACTTTATTGACGATTACGCTCGTTTCTCCACTTTGGACTCAAAGGAGAAGAGCACGGCTGTAGCCAACAGCATGAACTACATGACTAAGAAAG GGATGGCCGCCACCAACAGCCATG ATGATGGATACATCCGCCCTGTGACTTTCTGGGTAGTCGGAGACTTCGATAAGCCCTCAGGACGTCAGCTGCTTTACGATGCCATCAGACACATG AAAACCAGCAACAACGTCCGACTGGGGATGATCAACAATCCGTCGTCGAATCCATCTGCAGAAACTAGCCGCGTTGCCAGAGCGATCTGGTCTGTCATGCAGACGCAGTCGGCCAATAATGCAAAGAACTTCATCACCAAGATGTCAAAGGAGGAAACGGCAGAGGCCCTGGAGAAGGGCGTGGACGTCGGGGAGTTTGCCGTCGGG GGAATGGATTTGTCATTGTTCAAAAGCGCTTATGAGGGTCCCAAATTTGACTTCCTGCTCTCCCACGCTGCCTACTGCCGAGACGTGCTCAAACTGAAGAAAGGACAGAGAGCGGTCATCAGCAACGGAAGG ATTGTCGGGCCGCTGGAGGAGAACGAGGTGTTCAACCAGGACGACTTCTTGCTTCTGGAGAACATCATCCTGAAAACATCAGGGGAGCGCATCAAAAGCAAAGTCCAGCAGTTTGAGATGGAGGAGGacag GGCCAGCGACCTTGTGATGAAGGTGGATGCTCTGCTGTCCTCTCAGCCCAAAGGCGAATCCAGGATAGAGTACGGCTTTTCAGACGATCGCCACAG CGCCGTAAAGATCCGTCCCAAGGAGGGAGACGTGTACTTTGATGTCGTTGCCGTGGTGGATCCAGTAACGAGAGACGCACAGAAACTGGCTCCTCTTTTATCG GTTCTGAAGCAGCTCGTAAACGTCAACCTGAGGGTTTTCATGAACTGCCAGTCAAAACTGTCAGATATGCCTctaaaaag TTTTTACCGCTACGTGTTGGAGCCGGAGGTGGCGTTCCAGCCCGACGCGTCGTTCTCCCCGGGACCCATGGCCAAGTTCCTGGACATGCCTCAGTCTCCGCTCTTCACCCTGAACCTCAACACCCCCGAGAGCTGGATGGTGGAGTCTGTGCGCACCCGCTACGATCTCGATAACATCTACCTGGAGGAG GTGGAGAACATCGTGGCGGCCGAGTACGAGCTGGAGCACCTGCTGCTGGAGGGCCACTGTTTCGATGTCAGTTCGGGTCAGCCGCCGCGAGGCCTTCAGTTCACTCTGGGGACCGCCGCCGAGCCCGTCATCGTGGATACCATCGTCATGGCAAACTTG GGCTACTTTCAGCTCAAAGCCAACCCCGGCGCCTGGATGCTGAAGCTGAGGAAAGGACGGTCCGATGAAATCTACAAGGTTTACAG CCACGACGGCACAGATTCCCCGTCGGACTCGGATGACATTATTGTGGTGTTGAACAATTTCAAGAGTCGAATCATTAAAGTGAAG gTTCAGAAGAAGCCCGACAAATTTAACGAGGAGCTGCTGAGTGATGGAACGGAGGAAAACGACTCCGGCTTTTGGAAATCTCTGGCCAG AGGCTTTACTGGCGGAGGGAAAACTGAGGAGCCGAAGCAGGAGAAAGACGACGTGatcaacattttctctgtggCTTCAGGGCATCTGTACGAGAGGTTCCTCAG GATCATGATGCTGTCAGTCCTAAAGAACACCAAAACCCCCGTCAAGTTCTGGTTCCTGAAGAACTACCTGTCTCCGACTTTCAAG GAGTTCATCCCCCACATGGCGAAGCAGTATGGTTTCCAGTATGAACTGGTCCAGTACAAGTGGCCACGCTGGTTGCACCAGCAGACGGAGAAGCAGAGGATCATCTGGGGCTACAAGATTCTCTTCCTGGACGTTCTGTTTCCTCTCGCTGTGGATAAGATCTTGTTTGTGGACGCAGACCAG ATCGTGCGAACAGACCTGAAGGAGCTGCGGGACTTTGACCTGGAGGGCGCTCCGTACGGCTACACGCCGTTCTGCGACAGCCGCAGGGAGATGGACGGCTATCGCTTCTGGAAGTCCGGCTACTGGGCGAGCCACCTCGCCGGGCGCAAGTACCACATCAG CGCCCTCTACGTGGTCGACTTGAAGAAGTTCAGGAAGATCGCCGCGGGAGACCGCCTCAGAGGACAGTACCAGGGACTCAGCCAAGACCCCAACAGCCTGTCCAACCTGGACCAG GATCTTCCCAACAACATGATCCACCAGGTTCCCATCAAGTCTCTGCCTCAGGAGTGGCTGTGGTGTGAGACCTGGTGTGACGACGGCTCCAAAAGGACAGCGAAGACGATAGATTTG TGCAACAATCCAATGACGAAGGAGCCCAAGCTGCAGGCAGCGGTGAGGATCGTAGCGGAGTGGACGGACTACGACAAGGAGATCAAACGCTTCCAGACGTCCAGAGCACGGGACGGGGCGACACACTCGACGGGTCAGCAGCGGGTCACAG ATCCTCACATAGAACTGTGA